The Ananas comosus cultivar F153 unplaced genomic scaffold, ASM154086v1, whole genome shotgun sequence genome contains the following window.
TCGGCGATCTCCATGGCCATCTCCATTGGATCTCAGAGGAGCTTCTGAGAGCGGGAGAGAAGCGGAAAAAGAGAGCGCAACCAGGGCTCCCAACGCGATCGATCGAGGTCGAACACTTCCAcacgagaagaagaagaggaagagaaagaggaaggggGGAGATGCTCCAAGGGTTTGGGGAGATTCGGAAGCGATTCCTCGCGTttcctaaagagagagagagagcgtcgAGGGAGACGAAGGGAGCGGTGTGAGTGGATAAGTGTTGTACTCGTCtcaactctagagagagaaaatcccgCACGGTTGTCTCGGGGAGTGCGCATGCGGACGCGCGATATCCACCGTCCAATAATCCATCATTCGATCGTCGCCGCCTACTTTTTGACGGTGGTGATTCACTCTGTGTTGCTTGGACGGTGGATTCTGTTCCCACATGAGGCTGACGTGTAGGGCCCACATTTCACGGGCCAACAATTAGCTGTTTTTAATAACCGTTACACTGAAGCCAcctagttttttaaaaaatttctgatgccgaataataagaagaagattcctttttaaattattaagatatatatatataattgcagCATATTCCTGCTGGAGTAAATTGTGGACAAAATTTTGTCAACATAATTTCGAAATAAAATTGTTTCAGAATTGTCGGATAGGCGCCGTGTGGCAAGTCACGTCAATCACAATcgtctaaaaaaaataaattttttaatttattttaatcaagttaaaataatatttttttttttggacggTTAGAATGAGCGTGCCTCATCCTATAGCGTAATTAgaataattttcaaataattttatttcgatattatgttcataaaatttttgtccgtaAAGTTGTgtatttaaatatatcttttacaaaattttaatttattatttagttggACGGCATAATAAtattagtttaaaaatttaaacaaagagGAGTTTCAAATTAATTATCACCATGGTTGTTTGGTATCTtctctttcaaaatataaatctccaattaaaatcctttcataaatggacaaaaatttggtgggcatCATCCCAAACAATTTTGTTTGGGGACGATGCCTATGCAGCGCCCATCACGACCTGGGAAacggcaaaaaataaaataaaataaaataaaatttgtgggctccttttttagaaagagagaaaggggaaaagGGCAGTGATGATGGGCGCTCGTACACACGCGGTTCTGTCCCCAAATAAATTGTTCACGCGGTTCTGTCCCCAAATAAATTGTTTGGAAACGGATGCCCACCAAAATTTTGTCCTTTATAAACAAGCCTTGATTTGGAATTGAAAGGAGAACACATATTTAGTTTCAAATTAGTTTGTTTTTAGAACAGTATAATATGTCACGCAAATCACATTCGCTTTGTTAAGATATAATTTATGAGGTTCTATCCAACTCATTTTAATTCAATAGTGATAGGTTTAATTTGAGATTGCGTCGTCCGAAATGTCATctgaaatacttttttattttataagaccaacaaaatttaaaaatacttttaataattttacctTCATTACTAAATGATGGTCTTACTTTTGTAGTGCTAATTTTCACCaccaatttaaaatattgaaggagaaaaagttagagcaattttaaatttttagcattCTCGTAACATGAAAGTGGATCGGTTTAAACCCGCAATTCCAAAGCTAGGTCTAAGCTCTCAATACGTTatagattattaaaaataaatgaaagctAATGTATAAGccaaaagtataaatttaaattaaatagaaaaaataatactaaaaaattgATGAGTCTCGAAATTACGCTTACGGCCACTACTTtaatactatattaaattatagcaaaaatttcaaataccatctatatagtttcgcattttcttactttaatatctTGTAGTTtgaaatgtatcaatttagtaccttctgatcttatttttcttttctcatcagctcctccgttaacatttcgttaaattatataaaaaaaactttagatacccatcTAGTTTATGGAacattcactttagtacttcttggttttaactttgtcattaatttaacaaaaaaaataatgaaaggaataataaaaaaataaaatcacaaagtaCTAAATTCAAACACTTCAAACTAtatagtactaaagtaaaaaaaaaaaaaaaaaaaaaaaaaaaaaacccataataaaaaatttaaaattttttttaaaattatctgaAACAAATATAAGCTACAAAGTGGATTTGTTTTACATTTTCTATTCAACAATTAGGAGCCCTCCTTTTACGATTGGACGGCTCAGATCAACGTTTccaaagtttgatttttattattacttttttttacgTTAACGAAAAAATCTCATATTTTGGCGAAACCCCAACGCTGACGCGCCCATCTCGCTCGCCCGACcagatggcggcggcggcggcggcggcggcggcgatatCCGAGCTGGATTCTTGTCGGAGAGAATCTCGAGGAGCGATCGAGCAAATTGTGAGGATGGAGAAGAGGATCTTCCCCAAGCACGAATCCATGGCGAAATTTTTCGACGAGGAGCTCAGGAAGAAGAACGCGGGGTTGTTGTACGCGAAGGTCACTAATGgcgaaggagaagaggaggaagaagaagaagagatcgtAGGGTACGTGATGTACTCCTTCGTCACTTCTCTATGCGCCTCCATCACCAAACTCGCAGGTGTGTAAACAATGCACCTTTAATTTACACTTTGTTTCGACTCCTCTAAATCATTGATTTTTATGGAATTGTAAATTTCAACCGATTAGATTTCCTATTTGAAAATGTTAGTGGGTgtgttttgatttgatttgccGTGATTTGTAATGGTTTGAGGTCGAATTTGTTATGATCTGTAGAGAGTTACCAACCAATTCATAACTACTGATGCCAAACAGAGTGTTAATGTCGAGGCTTTCTCAATTAGAATCATTTACTAGATGTATTTTGTTGTAAATTTTAGGAATGAGGGAAAAAAATCACAATTCATTTTGTAAATTGTTGACTAAGCTCTTCTTTGTTGGGCTTGCTACAACTTGCTAAATCTTAAAAATCTCATCTTTCCGCAGTTTTTGTATCTGATTGTAATTGTTTCTACAATATCCCTGTTAAAAGGCCTGTTCGAAATATCTTATTCTGTTGCCTACATTTACTAATGTTGCTCGAAAAATATCTGATTGTTAGATGAAAAGTTACATTAGTATGGTTGTATCCTATTCCTAGTTTCCTACGCATGTGTACATTACAATAAGTTAAGGCGCATAGAGAAAACTTACATTGATGTGATTGTATCGCCGTCATTACACATCGTAGTTATTCGAGAAGGGCGCAGATTGGCATACAAGGAAACCCCTGCTCACCAGTTGATCAGATTGTCCATATAAAGGTGGAGTGCATCTCGACTTCTGATTTGGCCAATCATTGGATCGCATTCGCACCAATGGTTGAGCTGATGTGTGCATTTCAGATGGATGGTCCGATAAACCCAGTTCTGCAGCCATGCACCACTTGATGCATAGTGTAGTTGCGTCTCGCgtatttgtattttggatttgccTCTCCGTTTCTTCGCCATTTTACTTCAGAGATGCGTGTTTTAGTGTTTGGAGTTGTTCCATCCAACTAACCATGCAACACTCTGAAGATTTCAATTACTTAGAACTCATATtttagatttctttttcttGCATCCTGTGATTTAGTTGTTAAACCAAAGTTGAGGCATTCTTATGTGACTAGATTGAAACCTCCTTTTCATTGGGTTCAGATGGCAATGTGTTTTTGGCTCCAAACTTTGAAAGTAGCTCTAGAACATGTTAAGAGTAACATGTAGGTAAGATGTGTGGGTAATCCttgaatcttttcttttattttattttattgtcttTTTGAAAATTGGTGAATATTTTACTTATTGAACTTCAATTTCCAATACTTGTTAGGAGCCGTGCAGGTGAACTAATTACCAAGAGAGATTGTTAGACAGGAATGTAGCCAGGGTTCAAAAATCCAAGATTAAAAATTCTATGGTTTCTTTATCATGTGTatttgttagatgtgactcgaaatctatTATCGGCTCAGGTTCGGGtttacgac
Protein-coding sequences here:
- the LOC109703962 gene encoding uncharacterized protein LOC109703962; translation: MAAAAAAAAAISELDSCRRESRGAIEQIVRMEKRIFPKHESMAKFFDEELRKKNAGLLYAKVTNGEGEEEEEEEEIVGYVMYSFVTSLCASITKLAVKENYRRKGYGEALLKAAVEKCRKRRVHRICLHVDPTRSPAVSLYTKIGFRIDCSVKSYYSSERDAYRMYMDFDDNC